One Micromonospora sp. FIMYZ51 genomic window carries:
- the folK gene encoding 2-amino-4-hydroxy-6-hydroxymethyldihydropteridine diphosphokinase — translation MTRAVLSLGSNLGDRLGHLRTALATLGERVLVVSGVYETPPWGDTEQPAYLNAVLLAVDPMAGPYDWLARARAAEQAAGRVRDPARRFGPRTLDVDVVAVWSDDDQPVLSDDPELILPHPRAHLRAFVLRPWIDIQPYGQLPGHGRLTDLLTYGPAAAEVAELRPRPDLTLESEA, via the coding sequence ATGACCCGCGCCGTACTCTCCCTCGGCAGCAATCTCGGCGACCGGCTCGGTCACCTGCGCACCGCCCTGGCCACGCTTGGCGAGCGGGTGCTGGTGGTCTCGGGGGTGTACGAGACCCCGCCATGGGGCGACACCGAGCAGCCGGCGTACCTGAACGCGGTGCTCCTGGCCGTGGACCCCATGGCCGGGCCGTACGACTGGTTGGCGCGGGCTCGGGCGGCGGAGCAGGCCGCGGGTCGGGTCCGGGATCCGGCGCGACGGTTCGGGCCGCGCACCCTCGACGTCGACGTCGTCGCGGTGTGGAGCGACGACGACCAGCCGGTGCTCAGCGACGACCCGGAGTTGATCCTGCCGCATCCACGGGCGCATCTGCGGGCCTTCGTGCTGCGGCCGTGGATCGACATCCAGCCCTACGGTCAGCTGCCCGGGCACGGTCGGCTCACCGACCTGTTGACCTACGGGCCGGCTGCGGCCGAGGTCGCGGAACTGCGCCCCCGACCGGATCTGACGTTAGAGTCGGAAGCATGA
- the folB gene encoding dihydroneopterin aldolase → MTDRITLTGLRAYGRHGVYDFERARGQEFVVDAVLELDLTSAARSDEVADTVHYGELADRLVAVVTGEPVNLIETLADRLIEVCLADARVRAATVTVHKPEAPVPYAFADVAVTMRRTR, encoded by the coding sequence ATGACCGACCGGATAACGCTTACCGGCCTACGCGCGTACGGTCGGCACGGGGTCTACGACTTCGAACGTGCCCGGGGGCAGGAGTTCGTCGTGGACGCCGTGCTGGAGTTGGATCTGACCTCCGCCGCCCGCTCCGACGAGGTGGCCGACACCGTGCACTACGGCGAGTTGGCCGACCGCCTGGTGGCGGTGGTCACCGGCGAGCCGGTCAACCTGATCGAGACCTTGGCCGACCGGCTGATCGAGGTCTGCCTGGCCGATGCCCGGGTCCGCGCCGCGACGGTCACCGTGCACAAGCCCGAGGCGCCGGTCCCGTACGCCTTCGCCGATGTCGCGGTCACGATGCGCCGGACCCGATGA
- the folP gene encoding dihydropteroate synthase produces MTELVRAPAPVVMGVLNVTPDSFSDGGRYADVDAAVAHGVRLRAEGAGLVDVGGESTRPGADRVDAEAESARVLPVIRALTGAGVPVSIDTTRARVAEAALAAGAVVVNDVSGGLADPDMARVVRDAGCPWVLMHWRGHSRRMSELASYRDVVAEVRAELDQRVTAALAAGVAADRIVIDPGLGFAKTAAHNWQLSARLPELLELGYPLLFGASRKSYLGLLLAGPDGAPRPTADREMATVATSLLAVAAGAWGVRVHDVRATVDALAVWQATGRPKLAWPPGTAPPADQHADPGVRR; encoded by the coding sequence GTGACCGAGCTGGTACGGGCCCCGGCCCCGGTGGTGATGGGCGTCCTGAACGTCACGCCCGATTCGTTCTCCGACGGCGGACGCTACGCCGACGTCGATGCCGCCGTCGCACACGGCGTCCGGCTGCGTGCCGAGGGGGCCGGGTTGGTCGATGTGGGTGGAGAGTCGACCCGTCCCGGCGCCGACCGGGTGGACGCCGAGGCGGAGAGCGCCCGGGTACTGCCGGTCATCCGGGCGCTGACCGGAGCCGGCGTACCGGTGAGCATCGACACCACCCGTGCCCGAGTCGCCGAGGCGGCACTCGCGGCCGGCGCGGTGGTGGTCAACGACGTCTCCGGCGGCCTGGCCGATCCGGACATGGCCCGGGTGGTCCGCGACGCCGGCTGCCCCTGGGTGTTGATGCACTGGCGGGGCCACTCCCGGCGGATGAGCGAGCTGGCCAGCTACCGCGACGTGGTCGCCGAGGTGCGCGCCGAACTCGACCAGCGGGTGACGGCGGCGCTCGCGGCCGGGGTGGCCGCGGACCGCATCGTGATCGATCCGGGGCTCGGTTTCGCCAAGACCGCGGCACACAACTGGCAGCTCAGTGCCCGGCTGCCCGAGTTGCTGGAGTTGGGCTACCCACTGCTCTTCGGGGCCAGCCGCAAGTCGTACCTCGGTCTGCTGTTGGCCGGGCCCGACGGCGCGCCCCGGCCCACCGCCGACCGTGAGATGGCCACCGTCGCCACCAGCCTGCTCGCGGTCGCGGCCGGCGCCTGGGGGGTGCGCGTGCACGACGTGCGGGCGACCGTCGACGCGCTCGCCGTCTGGCAGGCCACCGGCCGGCCGAAGCTGGCCTGGCCACCCGGCACCGCACCGCCCGCCGACCAGCACGCCGACCCGGGAGTACGCCGATGA